In a genomic window of Vigna angularis cultivar LongXiaoDou No.4 chromosome 6, ASM1680809v1, whole genome shotgun sequence:
- the LOC108318943 gene encoding LOW QUALITY PROTEIN: cytochrome c oxidase subunit 3 (The sequence of the model RefSeq protein was modified relative to this genomic sequence to represent the inferred CDS: substituted 2 bases at 2 genomic stop codons), with protein MIESQRHSYHLVDPSPWPISGSLGALATTVGGVMYMHSFQGGATLLSLGLIFILYTMFVWWRDVLRXSTLEGHHTKVVQLRPRYGSISFIVSEVMFLFTFFRASSHSSLAPTVEIRGIWPPLGIWVLDPWEIPFLNTPILLSSRAAVTWAHRAILAGKEKRAVYALVATVSLALVFTGFQGMEYYQAPFTISDSIYGSTFFLATGFHGFHVIIGTLFLIICGIRQYLGHLTKEHHVGFEAAAWYXHSVDVVWLFLFVSIYWWGGI; from the coding sequence ATGATTGAATCTCAGAGGCATTCTTATCATTTGGTAGATCCAAGTCCATGGCCTATTTCGGGTTCACTCGGAGCTTTGGCAACCACCGTAGGAGGTGTGATGTACATGCACTCATTTCAAGGGGGTGCAACACTTCTCAGTTTGGGCCTAATATTTATCCTATATACCATGTTTGTATGGTGGCGCGATGTTCTACGTTAATCCACGTTGGAAGGACATCATACCAAAGTCGTACAATTAAGACCTCGATATGGTTCTATTTCGTTCATCGTATCGGAGGTTATgttcctttttactttttttcggGCTTCTTCTCATTCTTCTTTGGCACCTACAGTAGAGATCAGAGGTATTTGGCCCCCTTTAGGGATTTGGGTTTTAGATCCTTGGGAAATCCCTTTTCTTAATACCCCTATTCTCCTTTCATCCAGAGCAGCCGTAACTTGGGCTCATCGTGCTATACTCGCGGGGAAGGAAAAACGAGCAGTTTACGCTTTAGTAGCTACCGTTTCACTGGCTCTAGTATTCACTGGCTTTCAAGGAATGGAATATTATCAAGCACCCTTCACTATTTCGGATAGTATTTATGGTTCTACCTTTTTCTTAGCAACTGGCTTTCATGGTTTTCATGTGATTATAGGTACTCTCTTCTTGATCATATGTGGTATTCGCCAATATCTTGGTCATCTGACCAAGGAGCATCACGTTGGCTTTGAAGCAGCTGCGTGGTACTAGCATTCTGTAGACGTGGTTTGGTTATTCCTATTTGTCTCTATCTATTGGTGGGGAGGTATATGA
- the LOC128197514 gene encoding uncharacterized protein LOC128197514, protein MDKEVSEMASLRVRHRVQTQHIVQVNGCLSSFQKERLKSTPFKWLVDMVDDMVISSPILIELISRWDVVHKAFRIRENLVPFRVDEVCFFLGLPNVGESVNLENDVGGIVNDLFKDEDITILSIMEKMKHKTFKSKRSVDMFCRLYILLGFGAFYFPRNSNVINSVPFSKLDNINDLNIYNWGDAVHGLIVSSLNRACNKYNSRSYHEVIHMAGCATVLQILWECNLSEEQLQNDEMKESQTYGGKSNPESNDENVEFARLVEEQRVLRRRVDKHAERLDELQMKIRRLEEQVQNEMPSFNDGMEGPSTVDKMNDLAIVNFVDVGIEGASRQDNIDFRSVYTTCTSSLCNDADV, encoded by the exons ATGGACAAAGAAGTCAGTGAAATG GCCTCACTTAGAGTTAGGCATCGAGTCCAGACACAACATATAGTTCAAGTGAACGGTTGCCTATCATCCTTTCAAAAGGAACGTTTAAAGTCAACACCTTTCAAGTGGTTGGTGGATATGGTTGATGATATGGTTATTTCTAGCCCTATTCTTATAGAGTTAATCAGTAGGTGGGACGTGGTTCATAAGGCGTTTAGGATTAGGGAGAATTTAGTGCCTTTTAGAGTTGatgaagtttgtttttttttaggtttaccTAATGTTGGTGAGAGTGTTAATTTAGAGAATGATGTCGGTGGCATTGTCAATGACTTGTTTAAGGATGAGGACATcacaattttaagtataatggAAAAGATGAAGCATAAGACATTTAAATCCAAAAGAAGTGTTGACATGTTTTGCAGGTTGTATATTTTGTTAGGTTTTGGagcattttattttcctaggaaTAGTAATGTGATAAACAGTGTCCCTTTTAGTAAACTAGATAACATTAATGATCTAAATATATACAATTGGGGTGATGCTGTACATGGTTTGATAGTAAGTAGTTTGAATCGGGCATGCAATAAATACAATAGCAGATCTTACCACGAAGTTATACACATGGCTGGGTGTGCAACAGTTTTGCAG ataTTGTGGGAATGCAACTTGTCTGAAGAGCAATTACAAAATGATGAAATGAAGGAATCACAAACTTATGGTGGGAAAAGTAATCCTGAGTCAAACGATGAGAACGTAGAGTTTGCTAGACTTGTGGAAGAGCAGAGAGTATTGAGGAGAAGAGTTGACAAGCATGCAGAACGGCTTGATGagttacaaatgaaaataagacGTCTTGAAGAACAAGTACAGAATGAAATGCCATCTTTTAATGATGGTATGGAGGGACCATCCACAGTTGACAAAATGAATGATTTAGCTATTGTCAATTTTGTGGATGTGGGAATAGAGGGAGCTTCCAGACAGGACAACATTGATTTTAGAAGTGTTTACACCACCTGCACTTCATCACTTTGTAATGATGCTGATGTGTAA